In a single window of the Scophthalmus maximus strain ysfricsl-2021 chromosome 18, ASM2237912v1, whole genome shotgun sequence genome:
- the lyrm2 gene encoding LYR motif-containing protein 2 isoform X2, protein MAVSKLPFAALSLKQFLQRQKVLGIYRNMLRTIQRVPDEADRKYLRDWARGEFKRNRSATDQDAVRMMITQANNHLEELQSSLALAKS, encoded by the exons ATGGCGGTGTCCAAGTTGCCGTTCGCAGCCCTCTCGTTGAAACAG TTCCTGCAGAGGCAGAAAGTGTTGGGGATTTACAGGAACATGCTGAGGACCATACAGCGGGTGCCCGACGAGGCGGACAGGAAGTACCTCAGAGACTGGGCCAGAGGCGAGTTCAAGAGGAACAGGAGCGCCACGGACCAG GACGCTGTCCGGATGATGATCACCCAGGCCAACAAccacctggaggagctgcagtcgTCTCTAGCGTTGGCCAAAAGTTAG
- the lyrm2 gene encoding LYR motif-containing protein 2 isoform X1, which translates to MSDVIDSFDAPTGNRLFRTVLSARQFLQRQKVLGIYRNMLRTIQRVPDEADRKYLRDWARGEFKRNRSATDQDAVRMMITQANNHLEELQSSLALAKS; encoded by the exons ATGTCGGATGTTATAGATTCAT TTGATGCTCCAACTGGGAACCGCCTCTTCAGAACAGTATTGTCTGCTCGTCAGTTCCTGCAGAGGCAGAAAGTGTTGGGGATTTACAGGAACATGCTGAGGACCATACAGCGGGTGCCCGACGAGGCGGACAGGAAGTACCTCAGAGACTGGGCCAGAGGCGAGTTCAAGAGGAACAGGAGCGCCACGGACCAG GACGCTGTCCGGATGATGATCACCCAGGCCAACAAccacctggaggagctgcagtcgTCTCTAGCGTTGGCCAAAAGTTAG